One window of uncultured Methanoregula sp. genomic DNA carries:
- a CDS encoding radical SAM protein — translation MHWKDLKAELLAVGSAHLTGELADEYIARSAAGPGAGGAGSVFFAVGTHRVKFGLNPKSSIEIVHRGGGIADVYYGENLISGKLLQPGCHCPDQAFITVTGSCIFRCRYCPVPLQGGKRKTIDEIMNMVESVRHRISAISLTSGVLSSIDEEEDYVLDVVKHLRFFDLPIGVSIYPTDQTPDRLKKLGVTEVKFNLEAATPELFATMCPGLDYDQIWRALDRSVQLFGRGRVFSNVLVGLGETDEDLENCIRKLTDHGVIPVLRPLNPVAGMTGSLRPSADRLNRVFGMHERALAEAKLDARGALTMCTNCAGCDLVPGRDE, via the coding sequence ATGCACTGGAAAGATCTGAAAGCCGAATTGCTTGCCGTTGGATCTGCACACCTTACCGGAGAGCTCGCTGACGAGTATATTGCCCGGTCTGCAGCCGGCCCGGGAGCCGGGGGCGCTGGCTCTGTCTTCTTTGCCGTGGGTACCCACCGGGTCAAGTTCGGATTGAATCCAAAGAGCAGCATTGAGATAGTCCACCGGGGAGGGGGCATCGCTGATGTATATTATGGGGAAAACCTGATTTCCGGCAAGCTTCTTCAGCCAGGATGCCACTGCCCTGACCAGGCGTTCATCACAGTTACGGGGAGCTGCATATTCAGGTGCCGCTATTGCCCCGTTCCCCTGCAGGGAGGCAAACGCAAGACTATCGATGAGATCATGAACATGGTCGAATCGGTACGTCACCGGATCAGTGCCATCTCCCTCACAAGTGGCGTCCTCTCCAGCATAGATGAGGAGGAGGATTATGTGCTCGATGTGGTCAAGCATCTCCGGTTTTTCGATCTTCCCATCGGTGTCTCGATATATCCGACTGACCAGACGCCCGACCGGCTCAAAAAGCTTGGTGTGACCGAGGTGAAATTCAACCTGGAAGCCGCAACGCCGGAACTTTTCGCAACAATGTGCCCGGGACTGGATTATGATCAGATCTGGCGGGCTCTCGACCGATCTGTTCAGTTGTTCGGTCGGGGTCGTGTCTTCTCCAATGTCCTGGTTGGTCTCGGGGAAACCGATGAAGACCTGGAGAATTGCATCCGGAAACTTACTGATCATGGTGTTATACCGGTACTCCGGCCACTTAACCCGGTAGCTGGCATGACTGGCTCCCTGCGCCCATCCGCAGACCGGTTGAACCGGGTCTTCGGCATGCACGAACGGGCCCTTGCCGAAGCGAAACTCGATGCACGGGGCGCACTCACCATGTGTACGAACTGTGCAGGCTGCGATCTGGTGCCCGGGAGGGATGAATGA
- a CDS encoding thiamine pyrophosphate-dependent enzyme, with translation MKGIEALTDALCRYTDRQYTIPGFPVTDLGQLTGAEMVINEKTALEYALGDSLSGRRAAVIIKNVGVNACADPLLQAAAQGLVAGVVLVAGDDPDAAGSQTAQDSRYYGELAELPVIEPDETTCYAGVETALRASEQFSRVAMLRLTPTLLDADVHADIIPRQDQKGRLSPRTWTMNGRVTAAEELYRTMFDWSDHSPLNRWDGEPLGAGPALGGSRVITVHPLPARAAHMSEVREFGRTFVRDHRGLQPPVPQKRPQAMEDRGFYRTFCSDCPFKGMMDILKNRDMKMICDAGCSVLGMTPPYELGIASYGMGSSIAVAARSTGVALIGDYAILHSGLNALIDVYEKELPLLCIVMKNNCTAMTGKQSTYKILPYLAWADPVICNAGDVTTLEKELVVRDRPRTLIVEGTCPEGCSHETVEC, from the coding sequence ATGAAAGGTATTGAGGCCCTCACTGACGCTCTTTGCCGGTACACCGACCGTCAGTATACGATCCCCGGGTTCCCGGTCACGGATCTCGGTCAGCTGACCGGTGCTGAGATGGTGATCAACGAAAAGACCGCTCTCGAATATGCACTGGGAGACTCGTTGTCCGGCAGGAGAGCGGCGGTTATTATCAAGAATGTGGGCGTCAATGCCTGTGCCGATCCTCTTCTCCAGGCAGCGGCCCAGGGACTTGTTGCGGGAGTCGTACTTGTTGCAGGTGACGATCCCGATGCGGCAGGATCGCAGACCGCCCAGGACTCCCGGTATTACGGAGAACTTGCTGAACTCCCGGTTATTGAACCGGACGAGACAACCTGTTATGCCGGCGTAGAAACGGCACTCCGGGCCTCGGAACAATTTTCCCGTGTTGCCATGCTCCGCCTTACGCCGACCCTTCTTGATGCGGATGTCCATGCGGATATCATCCCGAGGCAGGACCAGAAAGGGCGCCTCTCTCCGCGGACCTGGACGATGAACGGACGGGTGACTGCAGCCGAGGAGCTTTACCGGACAATGTTTGACTGGTCTGACCATTCGCCCCTGAACCGGTGGGATGGTGAACCGCTGGGTGCCGGTCCGGCACTAGGGGGTTCCCGGGTCATAACCGTTCACCCCCTGCCTGCCCGGGCAGCTCATATGAGCGAGGTTCGTGAGTTTGGGAGGACATTTGTCCGTGATCATCGCGGGCTCCAGCCGCCGGTGCCCCAGAAAAGGCCGCAGGCAATGGAAGACCGGGGATTTTACCGGACGTTTTGCTCCGATTGTCCATTCAAAGGTATGATGGACATCCTGAAAAACCGGGATATGAAGATGATCTGCGATGCAGGATGCTCGGTTCTGGGAATGACCCCCCCGTATGAACTGGGTATTGCAAGTTACGGCATGGGTTCGAGTATAGCGGTAGCAGCGCGAAGTACCGGTGTTGCCCTCATCGGGGATTATGCGATCCTGCACTCCGGTCTCAACGCCCTGATCGATGTGTATGAGAAGGAACTCCCGCTCTTATGCATCGTTATGAAGAACAACTGTACGGCGATGACCGGTAAGCAGTCTACCTACAAAATTCTCCCCTATCTTGCATGGGCTGATCCGGTTATCTGCAATGCCGGGGATGTAACGACGCTGGAAAAAGAGCTCGTGGTACGGGACAGGCCACGGACACTGATAGTTGAAGGAACCTGTCCTGAGGGATGCAGTCATGAAACCGTGGAATGTTGA
- a CDS encoding homocitrate synthase family protein, which produces MKPWNVEICDVTLRDGEQTPGVSFSCEEKVDIAQTLDAIGVEVIEAGFPAVSPNEKQCVKTIANLGLDARICGFSRAREPDIQTAIDCDVDMVSIFIPTSELHVRLKFKKPREQVLEDSLKMIDFARDHGVQVRFAAEDASRTDLPFLKEVYRRAAEHGAVLLSFADTVGCLIPTEMQRIMTDLVASVDRPFCAHCHNDMGCAVANTLTAAEAGAFQLHTTVNGIGERSGNASLEEVLVALRMKAGIDRYDLSQLTALSHKVEKYSGIMLPRNKPVTGELAFSHESGIHIAAILDDPATYEYFPPDMVGGERRFILGKHTGRKALEHVVASLGCELTEKQICRVLDLVKDQSEHKCSITPDILRGLIRKAKETKE; this is translated from the coding sequence ATGAAACCGTGGAATGTTGAGATCTGCGATGTAACGCTGAGGGACGGTGAACAGACCCCGGGAGTCTCGTTCTCCTGCGAAGAAAAAGTGGATATTGCCCAGACCCTGGATGCCATTGGTGTCGAAGTCATTGAAGCCGGCTTCCCGGCAGTCTCCCCCAATGAGAAGCAGTGCGTAAAGACGATTGCAAACCTGGGACTCGATGCCCGTATCTGCGGTTTCTCACGGGCCCGCGAACCCGATATCCAGACGGCGATCGATTGCGATGTCGATATGGTGAGTATCTTTATTCCCACATCTGAACTCCATGTCCGGCTCAAGTTCAAAAAGCCCCGGGAACAGGTGCTCGAAGATTCCCTCAAAATGATTGACTTTGCCCGGGATCATGGTGTGCAGGTACGATTTGCTGCAGAAGATGCCTCCCGGACCGATCTCCCCTTCCTCAAGGAAGTCTATCGCCGGGCTGCTGAACATGGAGCAGTATTGCTCAGTTTTGCAGATACCGTGGGATGCCTGATACCGACCGAGATGCAGCGTATCATGACGGATCTCGTTGCTTCAGTTGATCGTCCCTTTTGCGCCCACTGCCACAACGACATGGGATGTGCTGTGGCAAATACGCTCACCGCTGCAGAAGCCGGGGCATTCCAGCTTCATACTACGGTGAACGGGATCGGGGAGCGGTCGGGAAATGCATCGCTCGAGGAAGTACTGGTTGCCCTGAGGATGAAAGCAGGAATCGACCGGTACGATCTTTCCCAGCTGACGGCGTTGTCGCATAAGGTGGAGAAATACTCCGGAATTATGCTTCCCCGGAACAAACCGGTTACCGGGGAACTGGCGTTTTCGCACGAAAGTGGCATCCATATCGCAGCGATCCTTGATGATCCGGCCACCTACGAATATTTCCCTCCCGATATGGTTGGCGGCGAGCGCAGGTTCATTCTCGGCAAACACACCGGCAGGAAGGCGCTGGAGCATGTTGTGGCATCCCTCGGCTGCGAGCTTACCGAGAAGCAGATCTGCCGTGTACTCGATCTCGTCAAGGACCAGTCCGAGCATAAGTGCAGCATTACACCGGACATTCTGCGTGGCCTGATCCGGAAAGCAAAGGAGACAAAAGAATGA
- a CDS encoding aconitase/3-isopropylmalate dehydratase large subunit family protein — translation MSSLSERILGAPAGEYVDRKVDRAFACDGTGLLALEAWKNIGAGHLADTTEFSIIFDHIAPANNATTAALQHELREFARSSFMHFSDVGGGICHQLMSEGVVLPGEIIVGADSHSVTLGAFGAFATGVGATDMAAIWLTGETWFRVPESVGIHITGKFTGAAEAKDLALAYVGKLGTDGATYQALEFVGEGMKNLTMDDRLVLANLSVETGAKAGLCYADETTVRYLKEWGHDIQPQTPEPCTYVQELDFDLADIVPLVAVPHRVDTVKPVDQLAGLPIDQVFVGTCTNGRYSDLERFARIVRGKKVAVRTIIVPASSEILAKTIRTGVLADIVAAGCTIGTPGCGPCLGYHQGVIGEGEVCLSTANRNFKNRMGVGGEIYLSSVATAAASALEGEICVPEVA, via the coding sequence ATGAGTTCCCTTTCCGAACGCATCCTTGGAGCACCTGCCGGTGAATATGTTGACCGGAAGGTTGACCGTGCCTTTGCCTGTGACGGCACCGGTCTCCTGGCACTTGAGGCATGGAAAAATATTGGTGCCGGCCACCTGGCCGATACAACAGAGTTTTCCATCATCTTCGATCACATCGCGCCGGCGAATAATGCAACGACCGCGGCCCTCCAGCACGAGCTCCGGGAATTTGCCCGGAGTTCGTTCATGCATTTCTCCGATGTCGGGGGGGGCATCTGCCACCAGCTGATGAGCGAAGGTGTTGTCCTTCCCGGGGAGATCATTGTCGGGGCGGATTCCCACAGCGTCACCCTTGGAGCATTCGGGGCGTTTGCAACCGGTGTCGGTGCAACCGATATGGCTGCCATCTGGCTTACCGGCGAAACCTGGTTCCGGGTCCCGGAATCTGTAGGAATCCACATAACCGGGAAATTTACAGGTGCTGCTGAGGCAAAGGACCTTGCCCTGGCCTACGTGGGAAAACTCGGGACCGATGGAGCAACGTACCAGGCGCTCGAATTCGTGGGCGAGGGAATGAAGAACCTCACGATGGATGACCGGCTTGTCCTTGCCAACCTCTCGGTGGAAACAGGTGCAAAGGCCGGCCTCTGTTATGCGGACGAGACGACCGTCCGGTACCTGAAGGAGTGGGGGCACGATATACAGCCTCAGACCCCGGAGCCGTGCACGTACGTGCAGGAACTGGACTTCGATCTTGCCGACATCGTGCCGCTTGTCGCTGTCCCCCATCGGGTGGATACGGTAAAACCGGTGGACCAGCTTGCCGGTCTTCCGATTGACCAGGTTTTTGTCGGAACCTGCACAAATGGGCGGTATTCCGATCTCGAACGGTTTGCGCGGATCGTCCGGGGAAAGAAGGTCGCGGTGCGAACTATCATCGTTCCCGCCTCATCTGAAATCCTCGCAAAGACTATCCGGACCGGTGTGCTTGCCGACATCGTCGCAGCGGGATGCACAATCGGCACCCCCGGGTGCGGTCCCTGCCTTGGATACCACCAGGGTGTAATCGGTGAAGGGGAAGTCTGCCTCTCAACGGCAAACCGGAATTTCAAAAACCGCATGGGTGTCGGGGGGGAGATCTATCTCTCTTCGGTTGCGACAGCTGCTGCCAGTGCGCTTGAAGGAGAGATCTGTGTTCCGGAGGTGGCCTGA
- a CDS encoding 3-isopropylmalate dehydratase, which produces MHGEGIAVCLPADIDTDMVIAGRYLRTKDRSIWATRVFEDLDPTIAPRLKGAVIVAGKNFGCGSSREQAPLALREAGVVAVVAPSFARIFFRNAINVGLPLIEYDLECSDGTRIVFNIRDGWVDAAGKRYTVSPLSQRMQEILAAGGLVEYWRAHQ; this is translated from the coding sequence ATGCATGGTGAAGGCATTGCTGTCTGCCTGCCGGCGGACATCGACACCGATATGGTGATTGCGGGACGGTACCTGCGGACCAAGGACCGGAGTATCTGGGCAACCCGGGTTTTTGAGGACCTGGATCCCACTATTGCTCCCAGACTGAAAGGCGCAGTGATCGTTGCAGGAAAGAACTTCGGTTGCGGGTCGTCGCGGGAACAGGCGCCTCTCGCTTTACGTGAAGCAGGAGTTGTCGCCGTTGTTGCCCCTTCGTTTGCCCGGATCTTTTTCAGGAATGCCATTAACGTTGGTCTTCCCCTCATCGAATACGACCTGGAATGCAGCGACGGGACCAGGATTGTCTTCAATATCCGGGATGGATGGGTGGATGCTGCCGGAAAACGCTATACGGTCAGTCCTCTCTCTCAAAGAATGCAGGAGATTCTCGCAGCCGGTGGTCTTGTGGAATACTGGAGAGCTCACCAATGA
- a CDS encoding isocitrate/isopropylmalate family dehydrogenase yields the protein MTKIAVVEGDGIGHEVIPVARSVLELLHPEFDYFPVEVGYGMWERTGCPCADKEIRELKEADAILFGAITTPPMKDYQSVVLRIRKALDLYANLRPVKGEGFDIMIVRENTEGLYSGIEQAGPDQATTLRVVSRRGTERIVRSAIRLAQERTGFLTIGHKANVIKSDVFFRDICLAEAKSAGIQYNDKFIDALSLDLLQHPKNYSVVVTTNMFGDILSDVASYLVGGLGLVPSANIGDRHALFEPVHGSAPDIAGNDIANPVAAIRSAAMLLDYVGDKDGAIQVESAIGTVLAQGIRTRDLGGSAGTREFGKAVQNVLRQQM from the coding sequence ATGACAAAGATTGCTGTTGTCGAAGGGGATGGCATTGGCCACGAAGTGATCCCGGTTGCCCGCTCGGTTCTCGAACTGCTGCACCCGGAGTTTGATTATTTCCCGGTCGAAGTAGGGTACGGTATGTGGGAGCGGACCGGCTGCCCGTGTGCAGACAAGGAGATCCGCGAACTCAAGGAAGCGGATGCGATCCTGTTCGGAGCAATAACAACCCCCCCCATGAAAGATTACCAGAGCGTGGTCTTGCGGATACGAAAAGCCCTCGATCTGTATGCCAACCTGCGCCCAGTCAAGGGTGAAGGGTTCGATATTATGATCGTGCGGGAGAATACCGAGGGCCTCTATTCCGGTATTGAACAAGCCGGCCCGGATCAGGCAACAACGCTGCGGGTAGTCAGCCGCAGGGGAACCGAGCGGATTGTACGGTCTGCGATACGGCTTGCCCAGGAACGAACCGGCTTTCTGACCATCGGGCACAAGGCAAATGTGATCAAGTCGGACGTCTTCTTCCGGGATATCTGTCTTGCCGAGGCAAAATCCGCTGGGATACAGTACAACGACAAGTTCATCGATGCCTTATCGCTGGATCTCCTCCAGCACCCGAAAAATTACAGCGTGGTTGTCACAACCAACATGTTCGGTGACATTCTTTCGGACGTTGCATCCTATCTTGTCGGGGGACTTGGTCTTGTACCGAGTGCAAACATCGGTGATCGCCATGCTTTGTTCGAGCCGGTGCATGGCAGCGCTCCCGATATTGCCGGAAACGATATTGCAAACCCGGTTGCCGCGATCCGGAGTGCCGCGATGCTCCTCGATTATGTGGGTGACAAGGACGGGGCAATTCAGGTCGAGTCTGCGATTGGGACCGTTCTTGCACAGGGTATACGGACCCGGGACCTTGGCGGATCGGCAGGAACGCGGGAGTTCGGCAAAGCCGTTCAGAATGTTCTCCGGCAGCAGATGTAA
- a CDS encoding YkgJ family cysteine cluster protein, translating into MTFICQQCGECCSTMGEVIEILEETKPLTFRIGYTTTGEERRVEVDPDKKDLFLGRAAVPKHSLACPFLREAEPGRIICTVHGSRPDLCRYYSCFRILVLDPAGERIGKVTENTRHLVTMDHRLREIWDRDISGIPVSDEGLWEENVTRILSCNGYHVIT; encoded by the coding sequence TTGACATTCATCTGCCAGCAATGCGGGGAGTGCTGCAGCACGATGGGGGAAGTAATTGAGATTCTGGAAGAGACAAAGCCCCTGACATTCCGGATTGGCTATACCACAACCGGGGAGGAGCGGAGGGTAGAGGTAGATCCGGATAAAAAGGATTTATTTCTTGGTCGGGCGGCTGTCCCAAAACATTCACTCGCATGCCCGTTTCTCCGCGAGGCTGAACCGGGACGGATCATCTGCACGGTGCATGGATCCCGTCCCGATCTGTGCCGGTACTATTCCTGTTTCCGGATCCTGGTACTTGACCCGGCTGGCGAACGGATTGGAAAAGTGACCGAAAATACCCGACATCTGGTTACCATGGATCACCGGCTTCGGGAGATCTGGGACAGGGACATTTCCGGAATACCTGTTTCTGATGAGGGACTCTGGGAGGAGAACGTAACGAGGATACTATCCTGCAACGGATACCATGTTATAACATAA